The proteins below are encoded in one region of Triticum aestivum cultivar Chinese Spring chromosome 1B, IWGSC CS RefSeq v2.1, whole genome shotgun sequence:
- the LOC123145168 gene encoding probable ubiquitin-conjugating enzyme E2 24 isoform X1 has translation MTKCGVAGLADMDLFVIDSDSESYSGTSDSEDQEECEFTDHAQSILSSLDESIGKIDDFLTFERGFLHGDIVCPVSDPSGQLGRVVGVEMFVDLETYSGDIIEDVNSKQLSRVRSFVSGDCVVMGPWIGRVIRAFDLVTVVFSDGAKCEMLLRDSEVLKPIPPILFEDAPYFYYPSQRVRIVHPSVSKSGTWFSGSWRASRDEGVVSHVDVGLVHVNWITSVANVWGDRSSSPPNFQDSKNLTLLSCFPYANWQLGDWCTLSAGHDGSLPSEDRKFSRYSQTYVVAKTKSTFDVLWQNGSTSLGLEPYILAPVSTPGDHDFWPGQFVLEKLAVEEAAERQRIGIVRNVDALERTANVKWIVPVDDDIVRYGSDSTEETVSAYELVEHPDFSFCTGEVVIRSALNIDKSEADLTNGTMTVSRKSLDTSSGFLSCIGNVLGYKDDGIEVQWASGVISKAQHFEIIGLERLLDNSLGSVNEVHTFVDDEAEQETIRHESTKNALEESGEDCTGSLRNAFYFSKTAFNFLTNVASSFFGAHDSTSSSSITAVPLYQIVKSADLHSSAEEFSVVELVMQTEKPQLPSENDVKIFDVVVDCSDHHFVKERGHENVKRGWLKKIQQEWTILQNDLPDDIHVRVYEERMDLLRACIVGAAGTPYHDNLFFFDIFFPPDYPHEPPSVHYHSGGLRLNPNLYETGKVCLSLLKTWAGTGNEVWNPEGSTILQLLLSLQALVLNEKPYFNEAGYDKFVGKADGEKNSITYNENAFLLSCKSMMYILHKPPKHFENFVKEHFTRLAPHILGACNAYLGGDLVGHAGDSTYISDDGCKSCSTGFKIMLGKLLPKLVAAFSEAGIARGQ, from the exons ATGACAAAATGTGGTGTTGCAGGGCTTGCAGACATGGATCTGTTTGtaattgattcagacagtgagtcaTACAGTGGAACGAGTGACAGTGAGGACCAAGAAGAATGTGAATTTACGGACCATGCGCAGAGCATCTTATCAAGCTTGGACGAAAGCATCGGCAAGATTGATGATTTCCTTACTTTTGAAAGAGGGTTTCTTCATGGGGACATAGTCTGCCCTGTGTCTGACCCCTCAGGTCAGTTGGGCCGCGTTGTTGGGGTTGAAATGTTTGTGGACTTGGAGACATACTCTGGTGATATAATAGAAGATGTCAACAGCAAGCAGCTTTCAAGAGTGAGATCCTTTGTCTCTGGTGACTGCGTGGTTATGGGACCATGGATTGGGCGGGTGATCAGGGCATTTGACCTGGTCACCGTTGTGTTCAGTGATGGGGCAAAGTGTGAAATGCTGTTAAGGGACTCTGAGGTACTGAAGCCCATTCCTCCAATCCTTTTTGAAGATGCACCTTATTTTTATTATCCAAGTCAACGCGTGAGGATTGTTCATCCCTCCGTGTCCAAGTCAGGAACATGGTTTTCTGGATCGTGGAGGGCCAGCCGAGATGAAGGTGTTGTGTCTCATGTTGATGTGGGGCTGGTGCATGTGAACTGGATAACCTCGGTGGCAAATGTTTGGGGTGACCGATCATCAAGTCCACCAAACTTTCAGGACTCAAAGAATCTCACTTTGCTGTCATGCTTCCCTTATGCTAACTGGCAGTTGGGTGATTGGTGCACTCTCTCTGCTGGTCATGATGGAAGTCTCCCAAGTGAAGACCGTAAGTTTTCTCGATATTCTCAAACTTATGTTGTTGCTAAGACAAAGAGCACTTTTGACGTTCTATGGCAAAATGGAAGCACATCTCTTGGGCTAGAACCTTATATCTTGGCTCCTGTTAGCACCCCCGGTGATCATGATTTTTGGCCAGGGCAATTTGTCCTGGAGAAACTGGCAGTAGAGGAAGCTGCCGAACGTCAGCGGATTGGGATAGTGAGAAATGTGGATGCACTTGAGCGGACTGCAAACGTAAAATGGATTGTTCCAGTGGATGATGACATTGTCAGATATGGAAGTGACTCCACTGAGGAGACAGTGAGTGCTTATGAGCTAGTAGAGCACCCGGATTTCTCTTTTTGCACTGGGGAAGTCGTTATCAGATCAGCTCTGAACATCGACAAGTCTGAAGCAGATCTCACCAATGGGACCATGACAGTTAGCAGGAAAAGTTTAGATACCTCCTCCGGCTTCTTGTCATGCATTGGCAATGTTCTTGGGTATAAGGATGATGGAATTGAAGTACAATGGGCTAGTGGTGTGATATCCAAG GCGCAGCATTTTGAAATAATTGGATTAGAAAGACTTCTAGATAATTCACTAGGATCTGTGAATGAGGTGCATACTTTTGTCGACGACGAGGCTGAGCAGGAAACAATTCGCCATGAGAGTACTAAG AATGCCCTGGAAGAGTCTGGTGAAGACTGCACTGGTTCATTGCGCAATGCTTTCTACTTCTCCAAAACAGCTTTTAATTTTCTGACGAATGTGGCTTCTAGTTTCTTTGGTGCTCATGATTCTACATCATCTAGCTCA ATTACTGCAGTTCCTCTGTATCAAATTGTGAAGTCAGCAGATCTACATTCGTCTGCAGAAGAATTTTCCGTTGTGGAGTTGGTGATGCAGACCGAGAAGCCACAGTTACCTTCAGAAAATGACGTAAAAATATTTGATGTTGTGGTGGACTGTTCTGATCATCATTTTGTGAAGGAACGTGGCCATGAAAAT GTTAAAAGAGGTTGGTTGAAGAAGATACAACAGGAATGGACAATCTTACAAAATGATTTACCAG ATGATATCCATGTTAGAGTTTATGAGGAAAGGATGGACCTTCTCAGAGCTTGCATTGTTGGGGCAGCTGGAACGCCTTATCATGATAATTTATTTTTCTTTGATATTTTCTTCCCGCCGGATTATCCTCATGAACCACCT TCTGTTCACTATCACTCCGGAGGCCTCCGCCTCAACCCAAACTTGTACGAAACCGGCAAAGTATGTCTAAGCCTTCTCAAGACATGGGCAGGGACTGGTAATGAGGTGTGGAATCCGGAGGGTTCGACTATTCTTCAACTGCTGCTATCCCTTCAGGCTCTTGTTCTCAACGAGAAGCCTTACTTCAATGAGGCGGGCTACGACAAATTTGTGGGGAAAGCTGACGGGGAGAAGAACTCCATCACGTACAACGAGAATGCTTTCTTGCTGTCTTGCAAGTCCATGATGTACATTTTGCACAAACCACCAAAG CATTTTGAAAATTTCGTCAAGGAGCACTTCACTCGCCTCGCGCCGCACATCCTGGGAGCCTGCAACGCATACCTCGGCGGCGATCTCGTCGGTCATGCTGGCGACAGCACGTACATATCAGATGATGGCTGCAAGAGCTGCTCGACCGGATTCAAGATCATGCTCGGCAAGCTACTGCCGAAGCTCGTCGCCGCCTTCTCCGAAGCCGGGATCGCCCGTGGCCAGTGA
- the LOC123145168 gene encoding probable ubiquitin-conjugating enzyme E2 24 isoform X2, which yields MDLFVIDSDSESYSGTSDSEDQEECEFTDHAQSILSSLDESIGKIDDFLTFERGFLHGDIVCPVSDPSGQLGRVVGVEMFVDLETYSGDIIEDVNSKQLSRVRSFVSGDCVVMGPWIGRVIRAFDLVTVVFSDGAKCEMLLRDSEVLKPIPPILFEDAPYFYYPSQRVRIVHPSVSKSGTWFSGSWRASRDEGVVSHVDVGLVHVNWITSVANVWGDRSSSPPNFQDSKNLTLLSCFPYANWQLGDWCTLSAGHDGSLPSEDRKFSRYSQTYVVAKTKSTFDVLWQNGSTSLGLEPYILAPVSTPGDHDFWPGQFVLEKLAVEEAAERQRIGIVRNVDALERTANVKWIVPVDDDIVRYGSDSTEETVSAYELVEHPDFSFCTGEVVIRSALNIDKSEADLTNGTMTVSRKSLDTSSGFLSCIGNVLGYKDDGIEVQWASGVISKAQHFEIIGLERLLDNSLGSVNEVHTFVDDEAEQETIRHESTKNALEESGEDCTGSLRNAFYFSKTAFNFLTNVASSFFGAHDSTSSSSITAVPLYQIVKSADLHSSAEEFSVVELVMQTEKPQLPSENDVKIFDVVVDCSDHHFVKERGHENVKRGWLKKIQQEWTILQNDLPDDIHVRVYEERMDLLRACIVGAAGTPYHDNLFFFDIFFPPDYPHEPPSVHYHSGGLRLNPNLYETGKVCLSLLKTWAGTGNEVWNPEGSTILQLLLSLQALVLNEKPYFNEAGYDKFVGKADGEKNSITYNENAFLLSCKSMMYILHKPPKHFENFVKEHFTRLAPHILGACNAYLGGDLVGHAGDSTYISDDGCKSCSTGFKIMLGKLLPKLVAAFSEAGIARGQ from the exons ATGGATCTGTTTGtaattgattcagacagtgagtcaTACAGTGGAACGAGTGACAGTGAGGACCAAGAAGAATGTGAATTTACGGACCATGCGCAGAGCATCTTATCAAGCTTGGACGAAAGCATCGGCAAGATTGATGATTTCCTTACTTTTGAAAGAGGGTTTCTTCATGGGGACATAGTCTGCCCTGTGTCTGACCCCTCAGGTCAGTTGGGCCGCGTTGTTGGGGTTGAAATGTTTGTGGACTTGGAGACATACTCTGGTGATATAATAGAAGATGTCAACAGCAAGCAGCTTTCAAGAGTGAGATCCTTTGTCTCTGGTGACTGCGTGGTTATGGGACCATGGATTGGGCGGGTGATCAGGGCATTTGACCTGGTCACCGTTGTGTTCAGTGATGGGGCAAAGTGTGAAATGCTGTTAAGGGACTCTGAGGTACTGAAGCCCATTCCTCCAATCCTTTTTGAAGATGCACCTTATTTTTATTATCCAAGTCAACGCGTGAGGATTGTTCATCCCTCCGTGTCCAAGTCAGGAACATGGTTTTCTGGATCGTGGAGGGCCAGCCGAGATGAAGGTGTTGTGTCTCATGTTGATGTGGGGCTGGTGCATGTGAACTGGATAACCTCGGTGGCAAATGTTTGGGGTGACCGATCATCAAGTCCACCAAACTTTCAGGACTCAAAGAATCTCACTTTGCTGTCATGCTTCCCTTATGCTAACTGGCAGTTGGGTGATTGGTGCACTCTCTCTGCTGGTCATGATGGAAGTCTCCCAAGTGAAGACCGTAAGTTTTCTCGATATTCTCAAACTTATGTTGTTGCTAAGACAAAGAGCACTTTTGACGTTCTATGGCAAAATGGAAGCACATCTCTTGGGCTAGAACCTTATATCTTGGCTCCTGTTAGCACCCCCGGTGATCATGATTTTTGGCCAGGGCAATTTGTCCTGGAGAAACTGGCAGTAGAGGAAGCTGCCGAACGTCAGCGGATTGGGATAGTGAGAAATGTGGATGCACTTGAGCGGACTGCAAACGTAAAATGGATTGTTCCAGTGGATGATGACATTGTCAGATATGGAAGTGACTCCACTGAGGAGACAGTGAGTGCTTATGAGCTAGTAGAGCACCCGGATTTCTCTTTTTGCACTGGGGAAGTCGTTATCAGATCAGCTCTGAACATCGACAAGTCTGAAGCAGATCTCACCAATGGGACCATGACAGTTAGCAGGAAAAGTTTAGATACCTCCTCCGGCTTCTTGTCATGCATTGGCAATGTTCTTGGGTATAAGGATGATGGAATTGAAGTACAATGGGCTAGTGGTGTGATATCCAAG GCGCAGCATTTTGAAATAATTGGATTAGAAAGACTTCTAGATAATTCACTAGGATCTGTGAATGAGGTGCATACTTTTGTCGACGACGAGGCTGAGCAGGAAACAATTCGCCATGAGAGTACTAAG AATGCCCTGGAAGAGTCTGGTGAAGACTGCACTGGTTCATTGCGCAATGCTTTCTACTTCTCCAAAACAGCTTTTAATTTTCTGACGAATGTGGCTTCTAGTTTCTTTGGTGCTCATGATTCTACATCATCTAGCTCA ATTACTGCAGTTCCTCTGTATCAAATTGTGAAGTCAGCAGATCTACATTCGTCTGCAGAAGAATTTTCCGTTGTGGAGTTGGTGATGCAGACCGAGAAGCCACAGTTACCTTCAGAAAATGACGTAAAAATATTTGATGTTGTGGTGGACTGTTCTGATCATCATTTTGTGAAGGAACGTGGCCATGAAAAT GTTAAAAGAGGTTGGTTGAAGAAGATACAACAGGAATGGACAATCTTACAAAATGATTTACCAG ATGATATCCATGTTAGAGTTTATGAGGAAAGGATGGACCTTCTCAGAGCTTGCATTGTTGGGGCAGCTGGAACGCCTTATCATGATAATTTATTTTTCTTTGATATTTTCTTCCCGCCGGATTATCCTCATGAACCACCT TCTGTTCACTATCACTCCGGAGGCCTCCGCCTCAACCCAAACTTGTACGAAACCGGCAAAGTATGTCTAAGCCTTCTCAAGACATGGGCAGGGACTGGTAATGAGGTGTGGAATCCGGAGGGTTCGACTATTCTTCAACTGCTGCTATCCCTTCAGGCTCTTGTTCTCAACGAGAAGCCTTACTTCAATGAGGCGGGCTACGACAAATTTGTGGGGAAAGCTGACGGGGAGAAGAACTCCATCACGTACAACGAGAATGCTTTCTTGCTGTCTTGCAAGTCCATGATGTACATTTTGCACAAACCACCAAAG CATTTTGAAAATTTCGTCAAGGAGCACTTCACTCGCCTCGCGCCGCACATCCTGGGAGCCTGCAACGCATACCTCGGCGGCGATCTCGTCGGTCATGCTGGCGACAGCACGTACATATCAGATGATGGCTGCAAGAGCTGCTCGACCGGATTCAAGATCATGCTCGGCAAGCTACTGCCGAAGCTCGTCGCCGCCTTCTCCGAAGCCGGGATCGCCCGTGGCCAGTGA